CGCGGTGTCCACGACCGGGATCTACTGCCGCCCGAGCTGCCCCGCCACCACGCCCCGACGGCGCAACGTCGCCTTCTTCCCGACCGCCGCGGCCGCCCAGGGCTCGGGCTTCCGGGCGTGCCGACGCTGCCGCCCCGATGCGGTGCCCGGCTCCGCCGAGTGGGATGTCCGCGCCGATGTCGTCGGGCGGGCGATGCGGCTGATCGGGGACGGTGTGGTGGACCGGGAGGGGGTCACCGGGCTGGCGGCCCGGCTCGGGTACAGCGCCCGGCAGGTGCAGCGGCAGCTGAACGCCGAGCTCGGCGCCGGCCCCGTGGCGCTCGCGCGGGCGCAGCGCGCCCACACCGCGCGGGTCCTGCTGCAGACCACCGGCCTGCGGGCCGCCGAGATCGCCTTCGCCGCCGGGTTCGCCAGCGTGCGCCAGTTCAACGACACCATCAAGGAGATCTACGCGCTCACACCGGGCGAGCTGCGGGCCGGCCGCTCCGGGAAAGCGGTCCGCGGCGCCCCGCCGGGGTCGTACGGTACGCCCGGGGTGCTGCCGCTGCGGCTGGCCTTCCGGGGCCCGTATGCGGCACGGCAGCTCTTCGACCACCTCCAGCGGCGCGCGATCACCGGTATCGAGGAGGTCAGCGGCGAGCCCGGCGCCCGCACCTACCGGCGCACCCTGCGGCTGCCGCACGGCACCGGTATCGCCGAGGTCGACGAGGCGACCGGAGACGGCTGGCTGGACTGCCGGCTGCGCCTCACCGAACTGCGCGATCTCACCACCGCGGGGCAGCGGGTGCGCCGCCTCTTCGACCTGGACGCGGATCCGTACGCGGTCGCCGAGCGGCTCGGTGAAGACCCCGTCCTGGCGGGGCTGGTGGACCGCCATCCCGGCCTGCGCTCCCCGGGGACCGCCGCCCCGGACGAGCTGGCGGTCCGCGCCGTGCTCGGCCAGCAGGTCTCG
This portion of the Streptomyces sp. 2114.4 genome encodes:
- a CDS encoding AlkA N-terminal domain-containing protein, with translation MSEDSRYEAVRSRDARFDGAFFFAVSTTGIYCRPSCPATTPRRRNVAFFPTAAAAQGSGFRACRRCRPDAVPGSAEWDVRADVVGRAMRLIGDGVVDREGVTGLAARLGYSARQVQRQLNAELGAGPVALARAQRAHTARVLLQTTGLRAAEIAFAAGFASVRQFNDTIKEIYALTPGELRAGRSGKAVRGAPPGSYGTPGVLPLRLAFRGPYAARQLFDHLQRRAITGIEEVSGEPGARTYRRTLRLPHGTGIAEVDEATGDGWLDCRLRLTELRDLTTAGQRVRRLFDLDADPYAVAERLGEDPVLAGLVDRHPGLRSPGTAAPDELAVRAVLGQQVSVAAGRALGGALVAAYGEPLPEPSGALTHLFPRADDLAEASLAEIGMPGSRRTALRTLGAALADGTVTLDAGADRDEAERALLGLRGIGPWTAGYIRMRALGDPDVLLTGDTAVLAGMRRAGAPTDGLAARSDAWRPWRSYALHHFWNVPVAGPAHTHPSTTESTGP